aattggataatgcTACGACCAATCAGTGggttttcactaagccccatacgcttagccaccagcggagctaactgatagattaaactccagccgaatccagtcggcaaaacagcaaaaatgtcCTTCTTGCAAAGTAACGATTCGAGcgtggttttctgttcctcttttatgaaaagccaagtctaacccGTTCATTGTagtggccaaagccgtttcaaacaacttgtgttcatctgtagccatcattcaatgtttactaaatgattccggttGTCGCAGCACTGTcctcatcagcttagctcgcctctggcccgcctacatcagatacaccgatttgattggttcccagaactctttacgtaatgcagtaacgtgcatcattgctcgatgccagagtgtcttgcagagacaattcaaattgtgctctcacgAGACCTCTGTATTTCGAGGGTAGGACAATTTAGGCTTGCACACTGATTAGTCAATGTTGACTGCTTTATATTTGCCAAAAGTGGCcctaattgttattattatttgcaaTATTTGTCATTTAAATGTGGGCAACTTTAGGCTCACGTCCACATTAGCAAGTGTTTACTGTACCATATCTTTGCCAAAACTGGCCCAGAAACATTTTAATATACCTGGGCCACATTTTCTGAAACCACATTTGGCTTACACCCTGATTACCGTATGAGTAgcattttgttaataattttatggaaaaccagttacctcagtatctctATCGGACaatttggactcttcagtccatcagaaagaagcatcactccagaatcctgcaggtcattgttactcaggtcaaGTTGTCTCAGGACAGAGTTTGAGGATTTCAAAACTGATGACAAACTCCCACAAGACAATGCAGTGAGATTACATACGGGAAATCTGAACAAGAACACAGTAATTGCACACAGAATTAATCTCAACagtgtcatttattttattagttaattattttttttataaagaaatgaATGAATAATCAAGTATTTTAAACTGAAACCTCAACATCTCCAGCTTAGAGTTTGgtctcttcagtccatcagaaagaTGCTTCACTCCAGGATCCTGAAGGTCATTattactcagatccagctctctcaggacagAGTTTGAGGACTGTAAAGCTGaagacaaactttcacaggactgagcagtgagaTGACACCCATACAGCCtgtgaaacaaacaaaacaaacagccatattaatgtgaatttatcaggttatttCGGCAGTGCATGTTTGTACCAAATAGCACTTTATAATAGGTATACATAAACAAAGcacttttaaataatttcaaaccTATTATAGTTCATTAGTAGTTTATAAATTGTAGTTAAAAGAATATAGACATTGAAAGAATATATAGAAATTGTGAGTTCATCATTGATGGCACTGTAATTACCATTTTACAGATTACTCATATTTAAAGAGTTAGATAATGCTTTGTTGACAATTCATTATCCACAGATTGTTCTCACTTTAGGCCACAGAAAACCTAATAATGTCATATAATAAGTATTTTAAACCAGCCTTTATTGGACATTAATTGCATTGATATTTAGTGTTCCttgaaatgtttacaaatacaaatacttaaaCATAAAAACCCACTGTCAGGGATCACCCCTGACAGTCATGTCTGTTTTGTCTCTGTTTAATGTGTCTTTGTTTGTGCTGTGtttgagcacatggctttgtctttgttgttgtctgccatgtgctcctcttGTCCCACCTCCTTGTTACCTGTTGCCACGCCCTCTTGTTTAGCTGAGTGTTGTCACCTGGCTGTCTTGTTTATGTCCTCATTTACTTCTTGTCTGCACCTGGTCCTCATGTATCCTGTCCCCTTTATAAGTGTGCACCTTCCCTCTAGTCTTCGCCAGTTCATTGTGTGTATTCTACCTCTGTGTTCAGCGATCTAGTCACTGTGTGTCTGCtattatattttctgtttaatcTCTGTCAAGTTGTTTGTTGTCTTTTGTCCAGTCCAGCCCTGTCCTGTCCTGCTGACGGTGCTCCTGGTCTGCCCTCTCTGCTAGATGTGAGCATTACCTGTGAGATCTCTACTGTGGAGTCACTTCCACTCAGGTTCCGGTCTGGCCCAGCTGCTAACTTCCAGCTTCTTGCCAGTTCTGCTCACTACTGGATTGTAGCCCGGACTCAGTTGTCATCCTCACCGTCAGCCTGTCTACAAGTGTTCTCCCTGCCTATTGTTTGGACTGTATTCACCCCCCTCTTCCTCACCATCTCTTGTCTTTGACGTCTGTTCAATAAATTACCATCACTAACATTCTGCATTTGAGTCCTCTCTCAGAAATCATGACAGAATGAACTGGCCACACTGGACTCAGCAGAATGAGCATCAGAATCCTGCCACCCACCAATACTCAAGAAAGGCTCGCTCGCCAGCGGGGCCTTGCAGTTCTACGACAACAGGGCTGGGAGATCGGAGCATTCACCCAGCACTTCTGGACAATGTCCAGAGGCCTTGATTATGATGACATCACCCTCAAGGACATATTCAATGCCTGCTTGGATGACCCGGTACCTAAGTGGGAGATGGACAACCTCAAGTTTTTAAACTATTGGAATTTCTCCAAGTATGTTGGTCATCGCATACAGTGGGGAATGCCACCTCCACCACCTAGCCCAGCATGCAGCAACCACTCTACCCCACTTCCCTTGCCAAGTCAAGATCAAGATCCACTTCTAACTCCAACTCAGAAGCGAAGGGCCAGAAGGAAGAGGGCTCAGTCTGCTGCATCCATCAGTGACTCTGACACCTTCCCTGTCAACCTTGAGCCAGCCAAGTCTCACCCTATCAAGTCTGTTCCTGTCAGGTGTAAGTCTGCTGGGTTTGTTTCAGACACTTCTGAGTCGACCGAGCTCACTGTTATTCCTCCAGACTCGGCTGAGTTAGCTGCAGATACTACAGAGGAGGACGAGCTCACTTCAATCTATCTTAAACAGAATGGAGGAAAGGCCCATGCAGAGTTGTCTCTGGACCCAGAGATCTCCCACCCAGTGATATTTTCTAGACCACTTTTTAGTGGTTTCGTGTCCTTTAGGACTCCATCAGCCCATTCTGTTATGACCAAGGAGGCCTTTACCAGGCCAGCTTCAGTAGACGATAACGATGATGATCCATTCAAGCCCCTTTCTGTCATCCCGGAGACAATCGAAGCCGATCCAGTCAAGCTCGTTCCAGACACTCCAAGGCCAGTCAAGCCTGTTCTAACCTCCCTGGATCTAGTCAACGGTGTTCCAGTCACACTAGAGCCTGCCAGAGATGCTCCAATCGCTCCTGATCCATTAAAGCCCATTCCAGTCACTCCGGAGCCAACCAGACATGCTCCAATCGCTCCTGATCCATTCAAGCCCGTTCCAGTCACACTGGAGCCAGCCAGTCCTCCTCCCGTCACTCCAGATCCAGTCAGGTCCACTCCAGTCATTCCGAGATCTATCCTCATTGAATCAGACATTTCCAAGATGGCTAAATTGACAGCTATTCAGTCTGTTCCAGTCAACACTAAGCCAGAGTTGATTCCTGCCACCCCCGATTCAGTCATCACTCAGTCAATGAAGTATGCACCAAGTATCTCTGAATCTGCCAAGCCAACCTCTAGTTTACTAGTGTCTACTGAGCGCACTTCTGTCATTCTAGGATCTGTCAAGTCTAGTTTCATCCCTCAGACTGTAGGGTCTGTTTCCTCCCTGTCACAATCAACCAAGTCATCTCCTATCTCCGCTGAGTCAATCGGGCTCTCTACCTCTCTCCCTGTGTTGGTCAAGTCCGCTACAGATACTACAGAAGCGACCCAGCACTCTGTTGAGACACGTCATAGACGCAAGAAGAGAAAGGCTGGTGTTGTACCGTCTAATTCTCTCCCTGTTTCACCCATTGAGACTATGCCAAAGAGTCCAACCATTCCCACAGATTGTGTGCACCCCTGTCATGTCTCATCCACTGAAAACGATACTGCCTGCCGTGTTGTGTCCCCAGAAGCTCTTCCTGAGCTGGTTGCTCCTCCTGTCATGGCCACGGAGGCCAGTGCAGTGACTTTCACCTCACCAGTATTGGCCACGGAGGCCAGTTCCATACCATCTACTCTCCCAATAACTTCTACGGACCCATCCCCACCAGTCATATCAAGTCCAAAGCTGTCCCTGCAAGTcatgtaaagtcaacagagctttctGTTAAAGCCTTGTCTTCAGACACCATTCCTGAACGGTCTACTCTCAAAGCGCTGGCCTCGAGGATCATTCCAGCGGCTCTCACTCAGCCCGTTATGGTCAAGGAGGCCGTCTCAGAGTTGTCAGCTGTTCCTGTAGTGACCCCAGATGCTGTTCCTGAGCGGCCTGCTCTTAATATATTGGCCATGGAGGCCATTCCAGAGGCTATCAGTCAGCCCGTTATGGCCACGGAGGCCATCTCCGAGCACCCCGCTCTCCCAGTCACAGCCATGGAGGTCTTACCCAAGCAGCCTGTTGATTTAGCTGCTGAGGCCTTTTCTGACACTCTGACCAGCTTACTCCGTTCCGCAAAGGAGATTCTTGCCACCCTTGCAGTGGCCATCAAGTATGACGTTcctgagtccgctccagagaGTAGGGCCCCCGAATTCGCTCCAGAGAGCGCAGTTCCcgagtccgccccggagggcgcagTACCCGAATCCGCTCCAGAGAGCGCAGTTCTcgagtccgccccggagggcgcagTGCCTGAATCTGTTCCAGAGAGTGCAGCTCCCGAatccgccccggagggcgcagttcccgagtccgccccggagggcgcagttcccgagtccgccccggagggcgcagctcccgagtccgccccggagggcgcagCTCCCAAATCTGCTCCAAAGGGCTCAATTCCcgagtccgccccggagggcgcagTCTCCGAGTCCGCCCCTGAGAGGGCAGTTCCCGAGTCCGCACCAGAGGGCGCAGTTCCCGAGTCAGCCCCAGAAGGCGTAGTTATCCAGTCCGCTCCAGAGGACGCTGTTCCCAAGCCTACCCTAGAGAAAGCTGTTCCCTGGAAGTCAAGTCAAATCACGGCTATTCCCTCGAAGTCAAGACTAGTCACTGTTGTTCCTTTAATGTCAAGTCAAGTTACGTCAGTCCCATCGAAACCAAGTCATGTCTCACCCGAGCTAAGTCACGTCAAGCCTGAGCcgagtcacgtctcgcccgagcatcCAGAGTCTACTCCCAGGAGGGCGGTCAAGCCTAAATCCCTAGCCAAactggccgccgttcctgaactCCAGGCCaggatggccaccaagcctgagctCTTGGATTCAGCCCCTAGGCCAGTTTCTGTAGTCCCGGAGGGCGTTTCCGTTTCTGGCCCTATGTCAGTTGTTGTTGCCCTGGAGGGCgtccctgagtccgctccagtgtcggctccagcccctgagccTGCTCCTGTGTCTGTTTCTACCCCTGTCACCCAGTCTAGTTGGAGGCCCAGACCAGTCAGGCCAGTCCCCACCCCTCCCTTCCCACCATCTGTGTCTCCTAGTATAGGTTCCCCTAGGCCAGGACCTCCCTGGTCAGCTATGAACATTTTTACCTGGTCCTGTTCCCACCCACCCCTTCCCTCCCTCTGTTGTTCCTGGTCCATTTGGGACTCCCATGTTCACTACCCGCCCACCCCCCCAGTTGGTGCCTCCGGTGATGTTGCCCGGTTTGGACGCCTGGAGGCGTCCTttggagagggggtactgtcagggATCACCCCTGACAGTCATGTCTGTTTTGTCTCTGTTTAATGTGTCTTTGTTTGTGCTGTGtttgagcacatggctttgtctttgttgttgtctgccatgtgctcctcttGTCCCACCTCCTTGTTACCTGTTGCCACGCCCTCTTGTTTAGCTGAGTGTTGTCACCTGGCTGTCTTGTTTATGTCCTCATTTACTTCTTGTCTGCACCTGGTCCTCATGTATCCTGTCCCCTTTATAAGTGTGCACCTTCCCTCTAGTCTTCGCCAGTTCATTGTGTGTATTCTACCTCTGTGTTCAGCGATCTAGTCACTGTGTGTCTGCtattatattttctgtttaatcTCTGTCAAGTTGTTTGTTGTCTTTTGTCCAGTCCAGCCCTGTCCTGTCCTGCTGACGGTGCTCCTGGTCTGCCCTCTCTGCTAGATGTGAGCATTACCTGTGAGATCTCTACTGTGGAGTCACTTCCACTCAGGTTCCGGTCTGGCCCAGCTGCTAACTTCCAGCTTCTTGCCAGTTCTGCTCACTACTGGATTGTAGCCCGGACTCAGTTGTCATCCTCACCGTCAGCCTGTCTACAAGTGTTCTCCCTGCCTATTGTTTGGACTGTATTCACCCCCCTCTTCCTCACCATCTCTTGTCTTTGACGTCTGTTCAATAAATTACCATCACTAACATTCTGCATTTGAGTCCTCTCTCAGAAATCATGACACCCACATTGAGTTTTTATGTTTTATGGGAACATTCTATAGAGATAGTTATTTTTATACTGTATAAACTGAATATCCCCTCCCCTCAAAGCCTAACTGTAAGCCTACACCTAATCTTAACTGATGTATTTTAACAATATGATCTAATAAGTATTTGTATGCATTACATATTGACAGCATTACGCTATTTACTTTTTTTGTGGTTATGTGTAATTTTGCGCATAGGCttcatgtatttgtttttttttaaaaactaaatactaATGCGATTAATGACCAATAAAGGTTGGTTTTAAGCACTTAATTAACCGTCTGGTTGTGTTCGGGTCAAATTGACAAATTTTCCcaaaaatactagttaatgttatcgccTTGGACTCAAATTTcctgactttgttcacacagggtataagtacttctcataaaatttaaaaaaaaattctttattttttgtgggttttttatttatgttctcactgttctcaggtcaaatatttatatgtgattaaaatgcgattaatttcgattaattaattacaaagcctctaattaattagattaatatttttaattgagtcccggccctaattattatatataaaaggcggaaatatattattttttgtaattataacAGAAGTTAAGTAGATGTGGTACTGGTGTGTATGTTAAATGTTATACTCTTATCTATGAAGGGTATGGTCCAGAAAGGGGCGGACATTGACAAAGACATTATTTGTTTACCAAGTCGACGCAAGAGTGCTACTGCGGTGCCTCGAGCAAACCCAAAACACCCTTAGTATAGTGTGGATACCTGTTTATTGCCTGTATTTAACGTTGTTGGATTATTTTCTGGTTTATTTCCCTTTTTGTTGTTCCTTTGGTACTTTAGATTTTTGTCATTTGTTGTGTGCATTTGTATATATTCTTTACTGTGGATGAACTTTCTGGCACTGTAAATAAATTTCACCTTGCATGAAAGTGCTTCTGTGAGTAAGCCATCATATTTACGTCCTTCACGGACTTACATTTTTTCCCCGAAGGCGAGCTAGTGAGCTCATCTTCATCACAACTGATGCATAGTATCTGCTATATCTGCTATAGTTAACTATAGTATAGCTACAGTTATGACACACCTATTTATccatatatttatacatatagtGATTCAGTGAAAGTGAATGTCAAACCTCAGTATGTTCAGTTGACAGTGTGGACTCTTTAGTCCATCATAAatcagcttcactcctgaatcctgcaggtGATTGCTACTGAGGTCCAGCTCTGTCAGATGGGAGTTTGATGATTGTAGAGCAGAAGACACAGTTTCACAGCATGTTTCATTAAAACCACAGCTGTCAAACCTGCCAGAACAGAATGTTTAGCCAGATTCTATAGTGAATTTTTTGGCAATAACTTATTGTACTCTTTATAATCAGGGAAAATATTTCACATAGTATTTTGAGATTTATTTTTTCAGTGATGTACAACGAAAAAAGTTTAATTGAACAGCAGGCACTGAAATTACTCACAGCGCTTTTTTGCAGCATCTCACAGCTGGAATGAGTCTCCTGTTGTCTGCTTGTGATGATGTGAACCTCTTTGGGTTGAACTCATCCAGCACCTTCTCTGACATCAGCAGTATGTAGGTCAGCACTGTGCACATTGAAGATGAGAGGTCTCTTCCTGGGTGTTCATCTGAACCGAGGTAACTAAGGATTTCATTGTATAATGAATGATCTTTGAGCTCAAGTAAGCAGTAGAATAGGTTGATTGAAGCTTCATCTGTGATATTCCTGTTTTGAACTTGTTTAATGTATTCAGCTGTTTGTCTGATGCTCTTTGTGGTGTCTTTAGTGTGTGTGATCAGGCCTTTGAGCAGATATTGACTGGATTCCAGTGATATTCCCATGAGAAACCGCAGGAACAGGTCCAGATGTCCTCTCTTACTCTGTATTGCTTTATCAGTGGCTCTCATTATTAAATCACGAAATTTCAATTTTCTTATAAAGAATTTAAGCTTTTGTATGGCTGTAGTTTGTGAATCTTCAAAGAAAAAACAAAGCTCTCGCTTGTTCTTGTTCAGGTAGCAGACAAACACATGAACTGCTGCGAAGAACTCTTGAACACTCAGATGCACAAAGCAGATGACCTTTGTCTTATAAAGTCCATCTTCCATCTTAAAGATTTCAGCAATCATTCCTGTAAACTCAGTGTTTTTACTCACATCAATACCACATTCTTTCAGATCTCTTTCATAGAACACAATGTTTTTCTTCTTCAGCTGTTTAAATGCTAACTTggctaacttcaaaatcatctccCTATTTAATTGTAAATGCTCTAAATGTTCACTTTCTTCTCGTTCATCATACTTCTGACTCTTTAAGTTCATCTGTATCCGCAGGAAGTGAATGTACATTTCAGTGAGTGTTGTGCTGATGTTCTCTGCATTGTTCTTGATTAGAATATTTTTAAGTACTGTGGCCGTTATCCAGCAGAACACAggaatgtggcacatgatgtagagaCTACTAGACATCTTAATGTGTGAGATGATTCTGGAGACCAGATTTTCATCTGTGATTCTCTTTCTAAAGTACTCTTCCTTCTGTTGGTCCGTGAATCCTTGCACTTCTGTAAACAAACCCACATACTGAGgagggatctgattggctgctgctggtcgtgaTGTCACCCAGACTAGAGCTGACGGAAGCAGATTTCCTTTGACCAAACTTGTAAACTGCACATCTACAGTTGCTCTTTCCTCAACAGTGTTCAATGTTTCGCTTTTAAAGTTCAATGGCAATCGACTCTCATCAAGTCCATCAAATATAAATGCTAGCTTACATTCCCTATATAACTTTGATTTCTCCAAGTCCTTCAGTTCAGGATAAAATTTCAGCAGGAACTCATGGAGattgacatttctgtctttaaTAGTGTTTATCTCTCTGAATGGCAGCAGAAACACACAGTCTATGTTCTGATTGGCGTTTCCTTCTGCCCAGTCCAGGATGAATTTGTGCACAGAGACagtttttccaatgccagcgactcccttGGTAAGCACAATCTTTTCCTCATTGTTTTTCCTCAGTTCATTAAATATATCATTGCATTTGATTGGTTTGTCCTGTCTTTTTTTGCTCTTGAAAGCATCATCAATCTTCAGAATCTCATGTTCCTGATTGACATCTTCCATATCTCCCTCTGTGATGAACAGTTCTGTGTAAATGGCCATGAGATCTGTGTCATTTTCTTTGCTGccctcaaaaatactttttgcttTCTTCTTCATGTTCATTTTGTGAGTTTCCAAAAACTTATGCAGCATCAAGTTCTCTGTTAAAAAGACTGATCAAATTGAATAAAACATGatgaaaaaggggaaaaaaaacttcTCATGTTATATATAAATTACTGTTGAATAAAAAGATTTGGCATTTTATGTGGGAAATTCTTTCCCATgaatttatatatacagtcatggccttggcaaatataaacaaaaattaatGTAAAAGATCACAAAAAACAAACCATTAAAAAAACCAAAAAACTCTAAAACAATTGAAATTGGGGATTAAatctttaattaaataaattaaaattgatttttacAGAATTATTGACACACATTTACTGTATTCAATAGTTTTGGATTACAGCTCTTAGTCTCtcctataatgcctgatgagGTTGGAGAGCACCTGGCAAGAGATCAATCATTCTGGACATGACTACAAATCTTGAATAATCTAATGCTAATGTGATTTGTAAAGTAAACTTTGTGCAGAATCTATAGTTAATCCAGTGGTTCCCAAACCTTTTCTGCCGGGCCCCCCTTTTTGCGGAATAACAAAATTTAAGATAGATTGCATAAAGATTCCATTTGGATGTCAGTAACAACAGAGACTGTGGAAAAGTGCATTAAAACAATGTCAGAAAGAATGTAAGCTCTTACCAAGGCCAAAGGAGGcatccaaaaaaatatatatttatttatttgtgttattaGTTTTTTGGTTATTATGTGTGAATAAAGACAATTTAGTCGTTTGTTATTTGCCTAATAAAATGACTATACAATTTTTAGTTCTAAAAAAGTTTTTGATAATATGTTTGTTAAGCACTGTATATAGCTACATAGTTTTATAAGGATTTAAACGGAAAATAAAACGTACAAATACTGCCCCTTTTTTTGATTGCCAACGGCTGCAGCCTGCAAAGTACAACGTGAAAGTGCAAGGCTGATGCTCTGTAGCAAATTCATACATACTGTATATAAGTgaggcattttaatttaagttgaagAGACAGGATTTGCGTGACGCATCGCACAGCATGCTCCTAGAATCTGGTTAAGTAATAAATAGGCGTCAAAATAAAAGCCCACGTGTTCAAGCAGTTTGTGCGAATCTGGCGATAGATCGCGCATCCACTGACTTAGTACGTTCTGATGAAAGGGTATATATAGGCCATGGCTAAACAGACGTCTTAACGGAGAAAATGTATTTGCGTGGTGCCCCCCCTGGACGTGGTGCCCCTAGGCACTTGCCCAATTGCCCATATGGTTAATCCGCCTATGGTTACAGCACAGTATGTGGTGCAATTGCAAACAGGAAAAGGTATACATAGACATTTTTTGTCGGCGCGTTATTTGAGCAGACTTTGCTTTTTCGTTGAGCATAAGCGGTACACGAGTGGAGCATTCATATGGGCTGTGAGCAGCTCAACGGAATGCACATTCATAGAGCAGAATACTGATCAGAGCATCACACATTGAGCAGTGCGCGCTGAAACTGCCGGTTGGTGAGGCAGATAGTTTCGGCCGTTTATCTTTTTCGAATCTCTATAAAAATCAGCTGACTGTACACTAGCCTTGCCGCACCGCCCTTATTATAACTCCGCGTCACCCCAGTTTAGGAACCACTGAGTTAATCCAACATatgcttttacagttttttttagcatttagtTTTGCATCTGTTTCAGTATTCAGATCAACTCTGACTTCAGTCTGAGCACAGCTGATCTTGACTAAAAGAGCACGATGAAGAGATTTATTGCTAttttttcttattcttattttttcttattaCCTTCTGTGCGTTTATTTTCTAACTGTTCAGCAAGATGGTTCTGGTTCATCTTTTTCAGGATTTTCACCGTGATCTTCACAGCTCTCTCTGGTCCAAAACGATCCAGCATCTGATCCACTGTGTCAGTTGCATTTGCTTTCTCCAGTACAGAAGCTGGAATAGGTCCATCTTCTCTTAAGTAGCTCTTAAATCTCTTCAATGTTTCTTCTTCCAGATCATCCAGTGTGTTATAAAGCAGTTGTTTAACAGATGCCATCATTCTTCACTGACTGCTGtggaacattaaaaaaaagttttacaatAGGTCACGCTCACTGAACACTTACTAAATAGTGCCTGAAACTGTATTTTTCTATGCTGAAGTTTCAAAAAATGATAACCACCAACTTGAGGAgatcatttttaatttaagtatttattacactatttccTCTAGATGGTATATTTCACCATTTGGATGACCAGTTCCTTCTGTTAAATCCATAAGATAGGTATTTTATTACTTGGACCAGAAACCTCTATGCATAAGGAGacgttttatttatatattaaatagctCAAGATCACTTTACATAATACATTTCAGTTTAGTGGGGGAAAAACATAAATACAGTAAGTGACATTGATTGTGAAAAGACAGCTGAAGTAATTTTTTGTTTGATTactgttttttcttctttttttacataaaatcaTTATTCATAAGATGAAGAACATTCTGTGGAAATGTAATCTTGATATGTTTAAAATTGATTAAGGCCATGTCAaaaattaattaactaaaaattaaCTAGTAAAATTAATGGTTGAAATCAAAATTTAATGCTTCTAATATCTTATAATTTAGATTTTAGCCAGGATTTCACAGAGAGGATCACATATGGATCTAGAAGACTATGTTTACTTCTACAAGGATGTCTTACATATAAAGCCC
Above is a genomic segment from Garra rufa chromosome 2, GarRuf1.0, whole genome shotgun sequence containing:
- the LOC141326019 gene encoding NACHT, LRR and PYD domains-containing protein 3-like, with product MASVKQLLYNTLDDLEEETLKRFKSYLREDGPIPASVLEKANATDTVDQMLDRFGPERAVKITVKILKKMNQNHLAEQLENKRTEVFLTENLMLHKFLETHKMNMKKKAKSIFEGSKENDTDLMAIYTELFITEGDMEDVNQEHEILKIDDAFKSKKRQDKPIKCNDIFNELRKNNEEKIVLTKGVAGIGKTVSVHKFILDWAEGNANQNIDCVFLLPFREINTIKDRNVNLHEFLLKFYPELKDLEKSKLYRECKLAFIFDGLDESRLPLNFKSETLNTVEERATVDVQFTSLVKGNLLPSALVWVTSRPAAANQIPPQYVGLFTEVQGFTDQQKEEYFRKRITDENLVSRIISHIKMSSSLYIMCHIPVFCWITATVLKNILIKNNAENISTTLTEMYIHFLRIQMNLKSQKYDEREESEHLEHLQLNREMILKLAKLAFKQLKKKNIVFYERDLKECGIDVSKNTEFTGMIAEIFKMEDGLYKTKVICFVHLSVQEFFAAVHVFVCYLNKNKRELCFFFEDSQTTAIQKLKFFIRKLKFRDLIMRATDKAIQSKRGHLDLFLRFLMGISLESSQYLLKGLITHTKDTTKSIRQTAEYIKQVQNRNITDEASINLFYCLLELKDHSLYNEILSYLGSDEHPGRDLSSSMCTVLTYILLMSEKVLDEFNPKRFTSSQADNRRLIPAVRCCKKALFDSCGFNETCCETVSSALQSSNSHLTELDLSSNHLQDSGVKLIYDGLKSPHCQLNILRLYGCHLTAQSCESLSSALQSSNSVLRELDLSNNDLQDPGVKHLSDGLKRPNSKLEMLRFPVCNLTALSCGSLSSVLKSSNSVLRQLDLSNNDLQDSGVMLLSDGLKSPNCPIEILRLSGCMVTQKGCHYLSSALSSNPSYPRELDLSYNHPGDSGLMLLSEKLEDPNCSLDKLNVDHGGESRITAGLKKYACFLTLDPNTANTELSLSQENRRVTHVDKKQSYPDHPDRFYVYPQVLCRESVCGRCYWEIEWSGDNGVFLSVSYESIGRKGSGLECWFGRNDQSWSLICSRSRYTFIHNDKVTDLPVKPIISRTRVNGFISKVGVYVDESAGTLSFYSISDTKSLIHTVQTTFTQMLYPGFGVWSGSSVKLC